DNA from Gavia stellata isolate bGavSte3 chromosome 16, bGavSte3.hap2, whole genome shotgun sequence:
CACCCAGGGCCCATGTTAGGGTAGGGGGACAGTTTCCCGTGACCTGGATCGAACTGGGCCCTGTTGCAGCCAGAAACTCAGTGCTCAGAAGACCCGCAGAGGCCTGCCAGCAGATCCCTGCTCCCCACAATTTTCCTCAGTGCTCCTTTGGCTGATTCTCCAAATTCAAAAAATGTACCCGCTCAAATTTACCTCAGCCAAcagatgaaataagaaaaaaactccCGGCCTTTGGAAAACTTTGACAGAGCTTTCCCAGAAAGAACATCTCTACATAGACTGTCTCCACACAAGACGTTCAGGTGTTctctttatttcacttttacACACAAGGCTATCCCGGTCCAAAACGGTACAGTTTATACCGGCAGCACAACACAGCGTGAGGGTTTCCAAATATTCCCTGCCACACTGCCTTCATTCAAACAATCCATTATTATACATAGGGTCACAGTTCTTCTTAAGAGGAATAGCTAAGACAATGCTCAAACACAGTTCgcagagcagaaggagaaaggTCAAAAAGGAGAATGCAAATGCTCTAACACAAACCCAGAAAATCATATCGGGACAGCTTTCCACTCCCATCAAAAAATCTCTGTACAGTTACAGTCTATGCTAACACCGCTTGTGCTGCTGTATTTCCAATagcccacccacccccacccccctcaCGCACCAGAGGAAAATCTCATTGTGCATTTTGCTGTTCTCCCTTAGAGAAGATGAGACTTCTGTACTCAAAGGGTCAAAATACCTTTCCTGCCTGATGACCTGGAATTGCATGTATTGCAATGGCTGGATGCGAGCAACTCCCTGTCTTACCGGGCAGCTTTTGTGCAGCATATGCAGACACACAACGGCTGTACGGACAGACATGGTGACCAGAAGGCAAACACACAGAGCCCACACATCTCACACAGAGACATCCAGaacccagagaagaaagagccCCGTGCTTGCCCCACCTTGTAACACAGTACTCACAAATTCCTTGCTTTCCTGACCCCGGGCGAGGGCTTCGTGCATTTCAGCGAGCATGTGGTTTGTCTACCCGACCGTGCCATGGCGTTACAGCACAGAATCAGAAGTCGACAGTCTTGCCTGACAGCAAGTGAGACAAGAACTTAGGTGGGGCCCCTCGACCTAAACCCACTCTggaagcatttcagaaacaacCATAAGACAGCCGAAATATATTATTACCTGACTGAGGGAGCCTTACTTTCTATTGTTTGTATGTGTTTTGGAGGGTGAGACAACATTTCTTCTGACTCCAGAATTTGAGGGAAATTGGTGATGCCAATTGCAAATACCGATTTACTCTGGACGAACCATTGCCACATGTTGTAGCCCGGAACCCTTCCCATCGCGAGGCATGAAGCCTCTGGCTGTGCTGACTCCATGCTAGTTAAAGGAAAGACTATTGAACTGTTCTGCAGAGAGCATCCCGGGGTGTTCTGCTGCCACGTCCTCCATGGTAAGGGGGCCACAGGGGAAATCTTGTTCCTCATCGGTGCCCCCGCCCGTGGCACACTGCTGTGGTGGCAGGCTGGGGAGGATGGGCTTCAGGAACTTGAACTCACTGTTGCCCGAGCCCGTTGTGAGGCTGATCTCATAGCAATAGGCGTGGGGCAGGGTCCCTGCAGCAGCCGCATCGGCCAGGCTGCTCTGCAAGTTGCCAGGGCCGTAAAGCACATGCCCACCCTTCAGGTCCTTTCTCTTGCACACCTTGAGAGTGATGAAGGCTGCCATGGATGCAAGGAAGAGCACTGAGACAAAGACCAATGAAATGATTAAATAGGTTGTCAGGGAGTCGCCTTCATCCTCCGTGGCCAGGCTGCTATGCGATAGGCGCGCGTCTGAGAAGTCATTGAGCAGGAGTGCGCTCAGTGCAGCAGTGGCCGAGAGCGGTGGCCGCCCGTTGTCTCGCACTAGGACAACGAGCTTCTGCTTCACGGCATCTCTCTCTGTCACTGGCCTCCTCAGCCGCACCTCCCCGCTTTGGGCACCCACCGCAAACAGCCTGGGGTCGGTAGCCTGCAGCAGGTGGTACGAGAGCCATGAGTTCTGGCCTGAGTCGGCATCAACAGCCACCACTTTGGTGACGAGGTAGCCCGCCTCAGCCGACACGGGCACCAGCTCGCTCGATGGTGCGCTGCTGTCCTGTGAGGGGTACAGCACCAGCGGTGCATTGTCGTTCTCATCCACCACAACGAGGTGGACAGTGACGTTGGCACTAAGGGGAGGAGACCCTGCATCAGAGGCCCTCACCAAGACCTCGATCTGCCTCACCTGCTCATAGTCCAGAGGCCGCAGCACAAACACGTGCCCGTTCTCAGAGTTCACGGAgatgcaggagcagggaggccGCTCTGCGGGGTGGGCCAGTGCCAGGGAATAGGTCACCTTGGCATTGGGCCCCACGTCGGCATCCACAGCGCTGACGGCTCCAACAAGCACTGTGGGGACATTGTTCTCACGCACGTGCATGGTGTACGATGTCTGGTTGAAGACAGGTGCGTTGTCATTGACATCGGAGATGTCCACTGTGAAGGTCTGGGTGGTTGTCAGAGGAGGTGACCCCGCGTCTGCTGCTGTAACAGTTAGGATGTACTGTGCTGTCTCCTCCCGGTCCAGAGCGCTCACGGTCACCAGCTCATAGTAATTCTTATAGGCTGGCCGCAGGGAGAACGACAGCTGGTCTTCAAGGACACAGCTGATCTTCCCGTTGGCACCAGCATCCCGGTCCCTGACAGTAAAGAGGGCGACCACTGTCCCAGGTAATGCGTTCTCAGGGAGGGGGCTGCTGAAGGAACTGACCACCAGCTCCGGTGCATTGTCGTTCACATCCACCACCTCCACCAAAACCTTGCAGATTGCCGAGAGGCCCCCGCCATCTGTGGCCCGCACGCTGAGCTCGTGATTCTCTGCTGCCTCAAAGTCCAGAGGCTTGGTAAGTCGAATTTCACCACTCTTGGGGTCAAGCGTGAATGCCGAGTGGCTCTGGCCCATGGCTTGGCTGAACTGGTAGGAGATGTCCCCATTAGGTCCCGCATCCAGATCAGTTGCCACCACGCTGAGAACCACAGAGCCCTCTGGTGTGTTTTCCAAAACCTGCCCAACATACAGCTCCTGCGTGAAGATGGGGCTGTTGTCATTTACATCTAGAACAACAATGTGGATTTGGGTGGTCCCACTCCTTGGTGGAGAGCCTCCATCCACAGCGATGAGACTGAAAACCAACTCCGCCTGCTCCTCTCTGTCTAGAGGCTTTTCCAACACCAGTTCCACATACTTCTTGCCCTTTATCCGACTCCCAAAGGAGACACTAAAGTACTCGTTCTCGGGAGCGAGGCTGTAAGCTTGGATGCTGTTGCTGCCAATATCCAGGTCCCGAGCCCCCTCCAGCGGGAAACGCGAGCCTGGGTCGCTCCTTTCCGGGATCTTAAGAGTGACATGTTCCTCCGGGAAGACGGGCGAATGGTCGTTGATGTCCTCCACGGCCACCTCGACCCGAAAGAACTGCAGGGggtctgccagcagcagctcgaAGGGCAGCGTGCACGGCCCGGACTGGCCGCACAGCTCCTCCCGGTCCAGCCTCTCGGCCACGACGAGGCGGCCGGTGCCGCGGTCTAAGCGAAAGCGCTGCCGGCCGTCCTCCGAGGCCAGGCGCGCGCGGCGAGCCGAGAGCTGCGCCGGGGCCAGCCCCGCGTCCTCCGCCACGTTGGCGACCACGGAGCCGCTCTCCGCCTCCTCGGCCACGGAGTAGCGGATGGGCTCGGAGCGAGCGTGcggcagggagaggaaagcGGAGAGACAAAGCACTTGCCTTGCGATCGCCATGtcggggcggcgggcagcctCCGTCTCGCGGATCGCCGGCGCAGTCCTCTGCGGAAAGCGGCGCCAGGCagcagcgcggcggggcggcgggcgggcacCCTCCCTCCCTTCGTCCCTCTCGCCGCGTCCGGCTGGCGGCCCGGAGCGCGGCCGCCGTGGCCCAGCAGCGGATGGCACGGGGCACCGCTCGCCGCCGCTCGCCgctcggctcggctgggctgggctgggctgcgcTCGGtcggctgggctgggctgggctgggcagggccggcTGGGCtcggccgcctccccgcccgcaGCCGCTCGCCGCCGCCTTGGCCGGGAGCACCACCCTGCGGCCCGCGGCGGGActgcgcccgccgccgcccgccgctcGCGCCGCCGGCTCGCACCGGCACACGGGCCCGTGCGCACACGCGCGGCTGCCGGCCGCTCGCCCGCGCGCGCTCCCGCCGCAGGACGCGCGCACACCGCGCCGGGGAGGGACGCGCAGGCAAGGGGCGCCGAGAGTCCTGCGGGGCCGCCGCTGGCGCCCGAGCGCCCGGGCAGCGACGGCGGCAGCGCCGCGCCTtcccccgctccccgctgccc
Protein-coding regions in this window:
- the LOC132318368 gene encoding protocadherin beta-15-like encodes the protein MAIARQVLCLSAFLSLPHARSEPIRYSVAEEAESGSVVANVAEDAGLAPAQLSARRARLASEDGRQRFRLDRGTGRLVVAERLDREELCGQSGPCTLPFELLLADPLQFFRVEVAVEDINDHSPVFPEEHVTLKIPERSDPGSRFPLEGARDLDIGSNSIQAYSLAPENEYFSVSFGSRIKGKKYVELVLEKPLDREEQAELVFSLIAVDGGSPPRSGTTQIHIVVLDVNDNSPIFTQELYVGQVLENTPEGSVVLSVVATDLDAGPNGDISYQFSQAMGQSHSAFTLDPKSGEIRLTKPLDFEAAENHELSVRATDGGGLSAICKVLVEVVDVNDNAPELVVSSFSSPLPENALPGTVVALFTVRDRDAGANGKISCVLEDQLSFSLRPAYKNYYELVTVSALDREETAQYILTVTAADAGSPPLTTTQTFTVDISDVNDNAPVFNQTSYTMHVRENNVPTVLVGAVSAVDADVGPNAKVTYSLALAHPAERPPCSCISVNSENGHVFVLRPLDYEQVRQIEVLVRASDAGSPPLSANVTVHLVVVDENDNAPLVLYPSQDSSAPSSELVPVSAEAGYLVTKVVAVDADSGQNSWLSYHLLQATDPRLFAVGAQSGEVRLRRPVTERDAVKQKLVVLVRDNGRPPLSATAALSALLLNDFSDARLSHSSLATEDEGDSLTTYLIISLVFVSVLFLASMAAFITLKVCKRKDLKGGHVLYGPGNLQSSLADAAAAGTLPHAYCYEISLTTGSGNSEFKFLKPILPSLPPQQCATGGGTDEEQDFPCGPLTMEDVAAEHPGMLSAEQFNSLSFN